From the Peromyscus leucopus breed LL Stock chromosome 8b, UCI_PerLeu_2.1, whole genome shotgun sequence genome, one window contains:
- the Slc46a1 gene encoding proton-coupled folate transporter, with protein MEGRVSPVGSSRSIPAAAVLCRGPVEPVVFLANFALVLQGPLTTQYLWHRFSTELGYNGTRHRGNCGNQSADPIMKEVETLTSHWTLYMNVGGFLVGLFWSTLLGAWSDRVGRRPLLVLSSLGLLLQVVVSIFVVQLELHVGFFVLGRVLCALLGDFNGLLAASFASVADVSSNHSRTFRMALLEACIGVAGTLASLLGGHWLRAQGYANPFWLALALLIVLTLYAAFCFGETVKEPKSTRLFTLHHHRSIARLYVVPSPEKSRKHLALYSLAIFVVVTVHFGAQDILTLYELSTPLCWDSKLVGYGSAAQQIPYLTSLVGLKLLQYCLADTWVAEIGLSFNILGMVVFAFATTTPLMFTGYGLLFLSLVTTPVIRAKLSKLVSESEHGALFSAVACVNSLAMLTASGIFNSLYPATLNFMKGFPFLLGAGLLFIPAILIGVLEKVNPRPDFQQFPPSS; from the exons ATGGAGGGGCGCGTGAGCCCCGTGGGCTCGTCCCGCAGCATCCCCGCCGCGGCCGTGCTGTGCCGTGGCCCCGTGGAGCCTGTCGTCTTCCTGGCCAACTTTGCCCTGGTCCTGCAAGGCCCGCTCACCACGCAGTACCTGTGGCACCGGTTCAGCACCGAGCTGGGCTACAATGGCACCCGCCACCGGGGGAACTGCGGGAACCAAAGCGCGGATCCCATCATGAAG GAAGTGGAGACCCTGACTTCCCACTGGACCCTCTACATGAACGTGGGCGGCTTCCTGGTGGGACTTTTCTGGTCCACCCTTCTGGGAGCCTGGAGTGACCGCGTGGGTCGCCGCCCACTGCTGGTGCTGTCCTCTCTTGGCCTGCTGCTCCAGGTCGTGGTTTCCATCTTCGTGGTGCAGCTAGAGCTGCACGTCGGCTTCTTCGTGCTTGGCCGAGTCCTTTGTGCCCTTCTAGGAGACTTCAATGGCCTCCTGGCTGCTAGCTTTGCCTCTGTGGCGGATGTCAGCTCTAACCACAGTCGCACCTTCCGCATGGCTCTGCTGGAAGCATGCATTGGTGTGGCTGGGACCCTGGCAAGCCTTCTCGGGGGTCATTGGCTCCGGGCCCAGGGTTATGCCAACCCCTTCTGGCTGGCTCTGGCCCTGCTGATCGTCCTGACGCTATATGCAGCATTCTGTTTTGGTGAGACGGTGAAGGAGCCAAAGTCCACCAGGCTTTTCACGCTCCACCATCACCGATCCATTGCCCGGCTGTATGTGGTCCCATCCCCAGAGAAGTCCAGGAAGCATCTAGCCCTGTACTCATTGGCCATCTTCGTTGTGGTCACTGTGCACTTTGGGGCTCAAGACATCCTGACGCTCTATGAGCTGAGCACGCCCCTCTGCTGGGACTCCAAGCTGGTTGGCTATGGCTCTGCAGCCCAGCAGATACCCTACCTCACCAGCCTGGTCGGCCTAAAACTTCTGCAGTACTGCCTGGCGGACACCTGGGTGGCTGAGATTGGCCTGTCCTTCAACATCCTGGGCATGGTGGTCTTTGCATTTGCTACCACCACACCCCTCATGTTCACAG GGTACGGGTTGCTTTTCTTGTCATTGGTCACTACACCTGTCATCCGGGCCAAGCTCTCCAAGCTGGTGAGCGAGTCGGAGCACG GTGCTCTCTTCTCTGCTGTGGCCTGTGTGAATAGCTTGGCCATGCTGACGGCCTCCGGCATCTTCAACTCACTCTACCCAGCCACTCTGAACTTCATGAAGggcttccccttcctcctgggAGCTGGCCTCCTCTTCATCCCGGCCATTCTGATCGG ggtgctggagaaggttAATCCACGTCCTGATTTCCAGCAGTTTCCTCCCAGTTCCTGA